The following proteins are encoded in a genomic region of Comamonas resistens:
- the rplV gene encoding 50S ribosomal protein L22: protein MSETRAVLRGVRLSVDKGRLVADLIRGKKVDQALNILQFTQKKAAVIVKKVLESAIANAEHNDGADIDELKVKTIYVEQGTTLKRFTARAKGRGNRISKPTCHIYVTVGN, encoded by the coding sequence ATGTCTGAAACACGTGCTGTTCTCCGTGGCGTCCGCCTGTCTGTTGACAAGGGTCGCCTGGTCGCGGATCTGATCCGCGGCAAGAAGGTGGATCAAGCTCTGAACATTCTCCAGTTCACGCAGAAAAAAGCTGCCGTGATCGTGAAGAAGGTTCTGGAATCCGCTATCGCCAACGCTGAGCACAATGACGGCGCCGATATCGACGAACTGAAGGTCAAGACCATCTACGTCGAACAAGGCACCACGCTCAAGCGTTTCACTGCTCGCGCCAAGGGCCGTGGTAACCGCATCAGCAAGCCTACCTGCCACATCTACGTGACAGTGGGTAACTGA
- the rpsS gene encoding 30S ribosomal protein S19, translated as MTRSLKKGPFVDHHLLAKVEKAVATKDKKPVKTWSRRSMVLPEFIGLTIAVHNGKQHVPVYVTDQMVGHKLGEFALTRTFKGHPADKKAKK; from the coding sequence ATGACTCGTTCTCTTAAAAAGGGTCCGTTTGTTGACCATCACTTGCTGGCCAAGGTCGAAAAGGCCGTTGCCACCAAGGATAAGAAGCCAGTGAAGACCTGGTCGCGTCGCTCCATGGTTCTGCCCGAGTTCATCGGTCTGACCATCGCCGTGCACAACGGCAAGCAACACGTGCCGGTTTATGTGACTGACCAGATGGTCGGCCACAAGCTGGGTGAATTCGCGCTGACTCGTACCTTCAAGGGTCACCCTGCGGACAAGAAAGCCAAGAAGTAA
- a CDS encoding alpha/beta hydrolase: MNSQTERLTLTGGAGVIEALRDAPQMAEGQAPKGVAVIAHPHPLFGGTMDNKVVQTLARAFVQCGYTAVRFNFRGVGASAGEHDAGKGEAQDLLAVVRQVAPQGPIALAGFSFGAFVTSHALTELWPEGRVQKTVLVGTAASRFEVAPIPQDAHEQTLVIHGEADDTVELSAVMDWARPQILPVTVIPQVGHFFHGQLPLLKSLVVRHLQSQ; encoded by the coding sequence GTGAATTCTCAGACTGAACGACTGACGTTGACCGGCGGTGCCGGTGTGATCGAAGCCCTGCGCGATGCGCCGCAGATGGCCGAGGGGCAAGCCCCCAAAGGCGTGGCCGTCATCGCCCATCCCCATCCGCTGTTTGGCGGCACCATGGACAACAAGGTGGTGCAGACGCTGGCGCGGGCCTTTGTGCAATGCGGCTATACGGCTGTACGCTTCAATTTCCGGGGTGTAGGTGCCAGTGCCGGCGAGCATGATGCAGGCAAGGGCGAGGCCCAGGACCTGCTGGCCGTGGTGCGTCAGGTCGCGCCGCAAGGTCCCATCGCCCTGGCGGGCTTTTCCTTTGGCGCTTTTGTGACCAGCCATGCTCTGACCGAGCTGTGGCCCGAAGGCCGGGTGCAAAAGACCGTGCTGGTCGGCACGGCCGCCAGTCGCTTCGAGGTGGCTCCCATCCCCCAGGATGCGCATGAGCAGACCTTGGTCATCCATGGCGAGGCCGACGACACCGTCGAGCTGTCTGCCGTCATGGACTGGGCACGCCCGCAGATACTGCCTGTTACCGTGATCCCGCAGGTCGGGCATTTCTTTCACGGACAATTGCCCTTGCTCAAGAGCCTGGTGGTACGCCACCTGCAGTCACAGTAA
- the rplW gene encoding 50S ribosomal protein L23: protein MSTTKFDEGRLMQVLVAPIVSEKATLVAEKSNAVTFKVLQNATKPEIKAAVELMFKVEVAGVSVVNTKGKTKRFGKTVGRRDNVRKAYVMLKPGQELNLSGEAA from the coding sequence ATGAGCACTACCAAGTTTGACGAAGGTCGTCTGATGCAAGTGCTGGTCGCTCCCATCGTGTCCGAAAAGGCCACTCTGGTTGCTGAAAAGTCCAATGCTGTGACATTCAAGGTGCTGCAGAACGCTACCAAGCCCGAAATCAAGGCCGCTGTGGAATTGATGTTCAAGGTTGAAGTGGCTGGCGTGTCTGTGGTGAACACCAAGGGCAAGACCAAGCGCTTTGGCAAGACCGTGGGCCGTCGCGACAACGTTCGCAAGGCATACGTGATGCTCAAGCCTGGTCAAGAGCTGAACCTGTCCGGGGAGGCTGCGTAA
- the rpsL gene encoding 30S ribosomal protein S12: MPTINQLVRQGRTVEVVKSKSPAMENCPQRRGVCTRVYTTTPKKPNSALRKVAKVRLTNGFEVISYIGGEGHNLQEHSVVLVRGGRVKDLPGVRYHIVRGSLDLQGVKDRKQSRSKYGAKKPKAK; encoded by the coding sequence ATGCCAACCATTAACCAACTCGTGCGTCAGGGCCGCACGGTCGAAGTTGTTAAATCCAAGAGCCCTGCTATGGAAAACTGCCCCCAACGCCGTGGCGTGTGCACCCGTGTGTACACCACCACTCCTAAGAAGCCTAACTCGGCTCTGCGTAAGGTGGCTAAGGTTCGTCTGACCAACGGTTTCGAAGTGATTTCGTACATCGGCGGTGAAGGCCACAACCTGCAAGAGCACAGCGTTGTGCTGGTGCGCGGCGGCCGTGTGAAGGACTTGCCTGGTGTGCGTTACCACATCGTGCGCGGCTCTCTTGACCTGCAAGGCGTCAAGGACCGTAAGCAGTCCCGTTCCAAGTACGGTGCCAAGAAGCCTAAGGCTAAGTAA
- a CDS encoding D-alanyl-D-alanine carboxypeptidase family protein — MKPIYSTLRVLAVAAAVAPVFAMAQVAAPVPPEIAARNYLLVDVTAGQVLGAKDIDAPVEQASLTKLMSAYVVFDALRAKKITLEQTMPVSERAWKMPGSRMFIDPKMQVPVNDLISGMIIQSGNDATMALAEAVGGTAENFVKMMNDQAKALGMKNTAYKNPEGLTEPGHLTTARDLSILAQRLMHDFPEYMHYYATKHYAYPGTPASNGSNRNTLLFRDPTVDGLKTGHTSAAGYCLVATAKRDLPNVGQRRLLSIVLGTASEKARANESQKLLNWGYTAYDAVKLFDADQPVATPVVWKGAANAVKIGREGGPIVVSVPSGSGGKLTTEVVRQDPLIAPIAKGQAMGTLKVKMGADTVAEVPLVALEAVEQAGFFGRLWDTIRLWIK; from the coding sequence ATGAAGCCCATCTATTCCACACTGCGTGTTCTGGCCGTCGCTGCTGCAGTGGCTCCCGTGTTTGCCATGGCGCAGGTGGCTGCCCCCGTGCCGCCCGAAATCGCCGCCCGTAACTACCTGCTGGTGGATGTGACCGCCGGCCAGGTGCTGGGCGCCAAGGACATCGACGCTCCGGTCGAGCAGGCCTCGCTGACCAAGCTGATGTCGGCCTATGTGGTCTTCGACGCCTTGCGCGCCAAGAAAATCACGCTGGAGCAGACCATGCCCGTGAGCGAGCGCGCCTGGAAGATGCCTGGCTCGCGCATGTTCATCGACCCCAAGATGCAGGTGCCCGTCAACGACCTGATCAGCGGCATGATCATCCAGTCCGGCAACGATGCCACCATGGCGCTGGCTGAAGCCGTGGGCGGCACGGCGGAGAACTTCGTCAAGATGATGAATGACCAGGCCAAGGCTCTGGGCATGAAGAACACCGCCTACAAGAACCCCGAAGGTCTGACCGAGCCTGGTCACCTGACCACGGCGCGCGACCTCTCCATCCTGGCCCAGCGCCTCATGCATGACTTCCCCGAGTACATGCATTACTACGCGACCAAGCATTACGCCTATCCAGGCACGCCTGCCTCCAACGGCAGCAACCGCAACACGCTGCTGTTCCGCGACCCCACCGTGGACGGCCTCAAGACCGGCCACACCAGTGCCGCCGGCTATTGCCTGGTGGCCACGGCCAAGCGCGACTTGCCTAATGTGGGGCAGCGCCGCTTGCTGTCCATCGTGCTGGGCACCGCCAGCGAAAAGGCGCGCGCCAACGAAAGCCAGAAGCTGCTGAACTGGGGCTATACCGCCTATGACGCGGTCAAGCTGTTCGATGCCGACCAGCCCGTGGCTACGCCTGTGGTCTGGAAGGGGGCTGCCAATGCCGTCAAGATCGGTCGCGAAGGCGGCCCCATTGTGGTCAGCGTGCCTTCGGGCAGCGGCGGCAAGCTGACCACGGAAGTGGTTCGTCAGGACCCGCTGATCGCTCCTATCGCCAAGGGGCAGGCGATGGGCACGCTCAAGGTGAAGATGGGCGCCGACACCGTGGCCGAAGTGCCTCTGGTGGCGCTGGAGGCGGTGGAGCAGGCCGGCTTCTTTGGCCGTCTGTGGGACACCATCCGTCTTTGGATCAAGTAA
- the fusA gene encoding elongation factor G, with amino-acid sequence MARKTPIGRYRNIGISAHIDAGKTTTTERILFYTGVTHKLGEVHDGAATTDWMEQEQERGITITSAAVTCFWKGMDLSYPEHRFNIIDTPGHVDFTIEVERSMRVLDGACMVYCAVGGVQPQSETVWRQANKYKVPRLAFVNKMDRTGANFFKVVDQIKTRLKGNPVPVVVPIGAEDNFKGVVDLLKMKAILWDEASQGMKFDYAEIPADVQETAEKWRENMVEAAAEASEDLMNKYLEEGTLSEEDIKNGLRARTLAVEIQPMLCGTAFKNKGVQRMLDAVIDYLPSPIDIPDVEGTDPDDEEKRLSRKADDEEKFSALAFKLMTDPFVGQLTFVRVYSGVLSKGDTVLNSVKGKKERIGRIVQMMANERIEIEELRAGDIAACVGLKDVTTGETLCDVAAPIVLERMVFPEPVIAQAVEPKSKADQEKMGIALSRLAAEDPSFRVRTDEESGQTIIAGMGELHLEIIVDRMKREFNVEANVGKPQVAYRETVRSTVKDVDGKFVRQSGGKGQYGHVVFTLEPQEAGKGFEFVDEIKGGVVPREYIPAVEKGVIEALTSGVLAGYPVVDVKVRLTFGSYHDVDSSEMAFKMAAIFGFKEAARKANPVILEPMMAVEVETPEDYAGTVMGDLSSRRGMVQGMDDMVGGGKAIKAEVPLSEMFGYATQLRSMTQGRASYTMEFKHYSEAPRNVAEAIVAARAK; translated from the coding sequence ATGGCTCGCAAGACCCCCATCGGCCGCTACCGCAACATCGGTATCTCGGCTCACATCGACGCAGGTAAGACCACCACGACCGAACGTATCCTGTTCTACACAGGCGTGACCCACAAGCTGGGTGAGGTGCACGACGGCGCTGCCACGACCGACTGGATGGAACAGGAACAAGAGCGCGGCATCACGATTACGTCTGCTGCCGTGACCTGCTTCTGGAAGGGTATGGACCTGTCCTACCCCGAACACCGTTTCAACATCATCGATACCCCCGGCCACGTGGACTTCACGATTGAAGTGGAGCGTTCCATGCGCGTGCTGGACGGCGCTTGCATGGTGTACTGCGCTGTGGGTGGCGTACAGCCCCAGTCCGAAACCGTGTGGCGTCAGGCCAACAAGTACAAGGTGCCTCGTCTGGCCTTCGTGAACAAGATGGACCGTACCGGCGCCAACTTCTTCAAGGTCGTGGACCAGATCAAGACTCGCCTGAAGGGCAACCCCGTGCCTGTGGTGGTGCCAATCGGTGCCGAAGACAACTTCAAGGGTGTTGTGGACCTGCTGAAGATGAAGGCCATCCTGTGGGATGAAGCTTCTCAAGGCATGAAGTTCGATTACGCTGAAATCCCTGCCGATGTTCAGGAAACCGCTGAGAAGTGGCGCGAGAACATGGTGGAAGCTGCGGCTGAAGCCAGCGAAGACCTGATGAACAAGTACCTGGAAGAAGGTACTCTGTCCGAAGAGGACATCAAGAATGGTCTGCGTGCTCGTACCCTGGCTGTGGAAATTCAGCCCATGCTGTGCGGTACCGCCTTCAAGAACAAGGGTGTGCAGCGCATGCTGGACGCCGTGATCGACTATCTGCCTTCTCCTATCGACATTCCCGATGTGGAAGGCACCGATCCCGACGACGAAGAAAAGCGTCTGTCGCGCAAGGCTGATGACGAAGAGAAGTTCTCGGCCCTGGCTTTCAAGCTGATGACCGACCCCTTCGTGGGCCAGCTGACCTTCGTGCGCGTGTACTCTGGCGTTCTGTCCAAGGGCGACACCGTGCTGAACTCGGTCAAGGGCAAGAAGGAGCGTATCGGCCGTATCGTGCAGATGATGGCCAACGAGCGTATCGAAATCGAAGAACTGCGCGCTGGCGACATCGCTGCTTGCGTGGGTCTGAAGGACGTGACCACCGGTGAAACCCTGTGCGATGTGGCTGCTCCCATCGTGCTGGAGCGCATGGTCTTCCCCGAGCCCGTGATTGCACAGGCTGTGGAACCCAAGTCCAAGGCCGACCAGGAAAAGATGGGCATCGCCCTGTCGCGTCTGGCTGCTGAAGATCCTTCCTTCCGCGTGCGCACCGACGAAGAATCGGGTCAGACCATCATCGCCGGTATGGGCGAGCTGCACCTGGAAATCATCGTTGACCGCATGAAGCGTGAATTCAACGTGGAAGCCAACGTGGGCAAGCCTCAAGTGGCTTACCGCGAAACCGTGCGCAGCACTGTCAAGGATGTGGACGGCAAGTTCGTTCGTCAGTCCGGCGGTAAGGGTCAGTACGGTCACGTGGTGTTCACGCTGGAACCCCAGGAAGCCGGCAAGGGCTTCGAGTTCGTCGACGAAATCAAGGGTGGTGTGGTTCCTCGCGAATACATCCCTGCGGTGGAAAAGGGCGTGATCGAAGCTCTGACTTCTGGTGTGCTGGCTGGTTACCCCGTGGTGGACGTGAAGGTGCGTCTGACCTTCGGTTCGTACCACGACGTGGACTCGTCCGAAATGGCGTTCAAGATGGCCGCTATCTTCGGTTTCAAGGAAGCTGCTCGCAAGGCCAACCCCGTCATCCTGGAGCCCATGATGGCTGTGGAAGTGGAAACGCCTGAAGACTACGCTGGTACCGTGATGGGTGACTTGTCTTCCCGCCGCGGCATGGTGCAGGGCATGGACGACATGGTTGGTGGCGGCAAGGCCATCAAGGCTGAAGTGCCTCTGTCCGAAATGTTCGGCTACGCCACTCAGCTGCGTTCCATGACCCAAGGTCGTGCCAGCTACACCATGGAGTTCAAGCACTACTCTGAAGCTCCTCGCAATGTGGCTGAAGCCATCGTTGCTGCCCGCGCCAAGTAA
- the rplD gene encoding 50S ribosomal protein L4 — protein MQLELLNEQGQAASKVEAPETVFGREFNEDLVHQLVTAYRANARQGTRAQKDREQVRHTTAKPFKQKGTGRARAGMSSSPLWRGGGRIFPNLPEENFSQKINKKMYRAGMASILSQLAREGRLAVVESLTLDTPKTKVLADKFKAMNVSSSVMVIAEEIDENLYLASRNLKNVFVVEPRYADPVSLVHYKKVLVTKGAIDKLKEMFA, from the coding sequence ATGCAGCTCGAACTCCTGAATGAACAAGGCCAGGCTGCTTCCAAGGTGGAAGCTCCCGAGACTGTGTTCGGTCGTGAATTCAACGAAGATCTGGTCCACCAGCTGGTGACTGCCTACCGTGCCAACGCACGTCAAGGCACTCGCGCTCAGAAGGACCGTGAACAAGTGCGTCACACCACTGCCAAGCCTTTCAAGCAAAAGGGTACAGGCCGTGCACGTGCTGGTATGTCCTCCTCGCCTCTGTGGCGTGGCGGCGGTCGCATCTTCCCTAACCTGCCCGAAGAAAACTTCTCGCAGAAGATCAACAAGAAGATGTACCGCGCCGGTATGGCTTCCATCCTGTCTCAGCTGGCCCGCGAAGGCCGTCTGGCAGTTGTGGAATCCCTGACGCTGGATACCCCCAAGACCAAGGTGCTGGCAGACAAGTTCAAGGCTATGAACGTGTCTTCGTCGGTGATGGTGATCGCTGAAGAAATCGACGAGAACCTGTACCTGGCATCCCGCAATCTGAAGAACGTGTTCGTGGTTGAGCCGCGCTATGCAGACCCCGTGTCGCTGGTGCACTACAAGAAAGTGCTCGTCACCAAGGGTGCGATCGACAAACTCAAGGAGATGTTCGCATGA
- the rplB gene encoding 50S ribosomal protein L2, translated as MAVIKLKPTTPGQRGAVKVTRDHLHKGEGFAPLLEAQFQKAGRNNNGHITTRHKGGGHKHHYRVVDFKRNKDGIPAKVERIEYDPNRTAHIALVCYADGERRYVIAPRNLEVGATIISGSEAPIRVGNTLPIRNIPVGSTIHCIELKIGAGAQIARSAGTSATLLAREGIYAQVRMRSGEVRKVHIECRATIGEVANEEHSLRRLGKAGVKRWMGIRPTVRGTVMNPVDHPHGGGEGKTGEGRHPVDPWGNLTKGYRTRNNKRTQTMIVSRRKK; from the coding sequence ATGGCTGTTATCAAGCTCAAACCTACGACCCCCGGCCAACGCGGCGCGGTGAAGGTTACTCGCGACCACCTGCACAAGGGTGAGGGCTTTGCCCCCCTGCTGGAAGCTCAATTCCAGAAGGCCGGTCGTAATAACAACGGTCACATCACGACTCGCCACAAGGGCGGTGGTCACAAGCACCACTACCGTGTGGTGGACTTCAAGCGCAACAAGGACGGTATCCCCGCCAAGGTTGAGCGCATTGAATACGACCCCAACCGTACTGCTCACATCGCTCTGGTGTGCTATGCAGACGGCGAGCGTCGCTACGTCATTGCTCCTCGCAACCTGGAAGTGGGCGCCACCATCATCAGCGGCTCCGAAGCTCCTATCCGCGTGGGCAACACCCTGCCTATCCGCAACATCCCCGTGGGCTCGACCATCCACTGCATCGAACTGAAGATCGGTGCCGGTGCTCAGATCGCTCGCTCGGCTGGTACCTCCGCCACTCTGCTGGCTCGCGAAGGCATCTACGCTCAAGTGCGTATGCGTTCGGGCGAAGTCCGCAAGGTGCACATCGAGTGCCGCGCCACCATCGGTGAAGTTGCCAACGAAGAACACAGCCTGCGCCGTCTGGGCAAGGCCGGTGTGAAGCGTTGGATGGGTATTCGTCCTACCGTCCGCGGTACGGTCATGAACCCTGTCGACCACCCGCACGGTGGTGGTGAAGGTAAGACCGGTGAAGGCCGTCACCCAGTTGACCCATGGGGCAATCTGACGAAGGGCTACCGCACCCGTAACAACAAGCGCACACAGACCATGATCGTGTCGCGCCGTAAGAAGTAA
- the rpsJ gene encoding 30S ribosomal protein S10 codes for MSKQKIRIRLKAFDYKLIDQSAAEIVDTAKRTGAIVKGPVPLPTRMKRFDILRSPHVNKTSRDQFEIRTHQRLMDIVDPTDKTVDALMKLDLPAGVDVEIKLQ; via the coding sequence ATGTCTAAGCAAAAGATCCGTATCCGCCTGAAGGCGTTCGACTACAAGCTGATCGACCAGTCTGCAGCCGAAATCGTTGACACCGCCAAGCGCACCGGCGCGATTGTCAAGGGTCCTGTGCCCCTGCCAACACGCATGAAGCGTTTCGACATCCTGCGTTCGCCTCACGTCAACAAGACCAGCCGCGACCAGTTCGAAATCCGCACTCACCAGCGTCTGATGGACATCGTTGACCCCACCGACAAGACGGTTGACGCTCTGATGAAGCTGGACCTGCCCGCAGGTGTGGACGTCGAAATCAAACTGCAATAA
- the rplC gene encoding 50S ribosomal protein L3, giving the protein MSLSNSLGLLGRKVGMMRLFTDDGDAVPVTVVDVSNNRVTQVKTQENDGYVALQVTFGARKASRVTKPQAGHLAKAGVEAGEVTREFRVTDETAGKYAAGAVLPVAELFSVGQKVDVQGTSIGKGYAGTIKRHNFSSQRASHGNSRSHNVPGSIGMAQDPGRVFPGKRMTGHMGDETVTTQNLDVVRIDEARQLLLIKGAIPGAKGGFVSVRPAIKAKASKGAN; this is encoded by the coding sequence ATGAGTCTGAGCAACTCCCTGGGGTTGCTGGGTCGCAAGGTGGGCATGATGCGTCTGTTCACTGATGATGGGGACGCAGTGCCTGTCACAGTGGTGGATGTTTCTAACAACCGCGTGACTCAGGTCAAAACCCAAGAGAACGATGGCTATGTGGCCCTGCAGGTCACTTTCGGTGCACGCAAGGCTTCTCGCGTGACCAAGCCTCAAGCTGGCCACCTCGCCAAGGCGGGTGTTGAAGCCGGTGAAGTGACCCGTGAATTCCGCGTGACTGATGAAACCGCTGGCAAGTACGCCGCTGGTGCTGTTCTGCCTGTGGCTGAACTGTTCAGCGTTGGCCAGAAGGTGGACGTGCAAGGCACTTCCATCGGTAAGGGTTACGCCGGCACGATCAAGCGTCACAACTTCTCGTCGCAGCGCGCTTCGCACGGTAACAGCCGTTCGCACAATGTCCCCGGCTCGATCGGTATGGCACAGGACCCCGGTCGTGTGTTCCCCGGCAAGCGTATGACCGGCCACATGGGCGACGAAACCGTCACTACTCAAAACCTCGACGTGGTTCGTATCGACGAAGCACGCCAACTGCTGTTGATCAAGGGTGCTATTCCTGGCGCCAAGGGTGGCTTCGTTTCCGTGCGCCCCGCGATCAAGGCTAAAGCTTCCAAAGGAGCGAACTAA
- the rpsG gene encoding 30S ribosomal protein S7 has protein sequence MPRRREVPKREILPDPKFGNVELSKFMNVIMEGGKKAVAERIIYGALELIEKKHPGKDPLEAFVVAINNVKPMVEVKSRRVGGANYQVPVEVRPVRRLALAMRWIKEASRKRGEKSMAQRLANELMEATEGRGGAMKRRDEVHRMAEANKAFSHFRF, from the coding sequence ATGCCACGTCGTCGCGAAGTCCCCAAGCGTGAAATTCTGCCGGATCCCAAGTTCGGCAACGTAGAGCTGTCCAAATTCATGAACGTGATCATGGAAGGCGGCAAGAAGGCAGTTGCCGAGCGCATCATTTATGGCGCTCTGGAACTGATCGAAAAGAAGCACCCCGGCAAGGATCCTCTGGAAGCCTTCGTGGTTGCTATTAACAACGTCAAGCCCATGGTGGAAGTGAAGTCCCGCCGTGTGGGTGGCGCCAACTACCAAGTGCCCGTGGAAGTGCGTCCCGTCCGTCGTCTGGCTCTGGCCATGCGCTGGATCAAGGAAGCTTCGCGCAAGCGCGGTGAGAAGTCCATGGCTCAACGCCTGGCCAACGAACTGATGGAAGCCACCGAAGGCCGTGGCGGCGCTATGAAGCGCCGTGACGAAGTGCACCGCATGGCCGAAGCCAACAAGGCATTCAGCCACTTCCGCTTCTAA
- the tuf gene encoding elongation factor Tu encodes MAKEKFERTKPHVNVGTIGHVDHGKTTLTAAIATVLSKHFGGEAKDYSQIDNAPEEKARGITINTSHVEYETAARHYAHVDCPGHADYVKNMITGAAQMDGAILVCSAADGPMPQTREHILLSRQVGVPYIIVFLNKADMVDDEELLELVEMEVRELLSKYDFPGDDTPIIRGSAKLALEGDQSDKGEPAILRLAEALDTYIPTPERAVDGAFVMPVEDVFSISGRGTVVTGRIERGIIKVGEEIEIVGIKDTVKTTVTGVEMFRKLLDQGQAGDNVGLLLRGTKREDVERGQVLCKPGSIKPHTHFTAEVYVLSKDEGGRHTPFFNNYRPQFYFRTTDVTGSIELPEGKEMVMPGDNVSITVKLIAPIAMEEGLRFAIREGGRTVGAGVVAKIIA; translated from the coding sequence ATGGCAAAAGAAAAATTCGAACGTACCAAGCCCCACGTGAACGTGGGCACCATCGGTCACGTTGACCACGGCAAGACCACCCTGACTGCTGCTATCGCCACCGTGCTGTCCAAGCACTTCGGCGGTGAAGCCAAGGACTACTCGCAGATCGACAACGCGCCTGAAGAAAAGGCCCGTGGTATCACGATCAACACTTCGCACGTCGAGTACGAAACCGCTGCTCGTCACTACGCTCACGTGGACTGCCCCGGTCACGCTGACTATGTGAAGAACATGATTACCGGTGCTGCCCAGATGGACGGCGCTATCCTGGTTTGCTCCGCTGCTGACGGCCCCATGCCCCAGACTCGCGAGCACATCCTGCTGTCGCGCCAGGTGGGCGTGCCCTACATCATCGTGTTCCTGAACAAGGCCGACATGGTGGACGACGAAGAACTGCTGGAACTGGTCGAAATGGAAGTGCGCGAGCTGCTGTCCAAGTACGACTTCCCCGGTGATGACACTCCCATCATCCGCGGTTCCGCCAAGCTGGCTCTGGAAGGCGACCAATCCGACAAGGGTGAACCCGCTATCCTGCGCCTGGCCGAAGCTCTGGACACCTACATCCCCACTCCCGAGCGTGCTGTTGACGGCGCCTTCGTGATGCCTGTGGAAGACGTGTTCTCCATCTCCGGTCGTGGTACCGTGGTGACCGGCCGTATCGAGCGCGGCATCATCAAGGTTGGCGAAGAAATCGAAATCGTCGGTATCAAGGACACCGTCAAGACCACCGTGACCGGCGTGGAAATGTTCCGCAAGCTGCTGGACCAAGGTCAAGCTGGTGACAACGTGGGTCTGCTGCTGCGCGGCACCAAGCGTGAAGACGTGGAACGCGGCCAAGTGCTGTGCAAGCCCGGCTCCATCAAGCCCCACACCCACTTCACCGCTGAGGTGTATGTGCTGTCGAAGGACGAAGGCGGTCGCCACACTCCTTTCTTCAACAACTACCGTCCTCAGTTCTACTTCCGTACGACCGACGTGACCGGCTCCATCGAGCTGCCCGAAGGTAAGGAAATGGTGATGCCTGGCGATAACGTGTCGATCACCGTGAAGCTGATCGCTCCTATCGCTATGGAAGAAGGTCTGCGTTTCGCTATCCGCGAAGGTGGTCGTACTGTTGGTGCCGGTGTGGTTGCCAAGATCATTGCCTAA
- the rpsC gene encoding 30S ribosomal protein S3, whose product MGQKIHPTGFRLAVSRNWASRWYASNRDFAGMLAEDIKVREYLKAKLKNAAVARVLIERPAKNARITIFSARPGVVIGKKGEDIEALKKELATRLGVPVAVNIEEVRKPEIDAKLIADSICQQLEKRIMFRRAMKRAMQNAMRLGAQGIKIMSSGRLNGIEIARTEWYREGRVPLHTLRADIDYGFSEAKTTYGIIGVKVWVYKGDTLGRNDLPAVETPRPDDERRPRGPRRDGRRDGAGRGGRRPAGTNAAPADGSDKPAGAGADSVKRVRKADAPATAADGKGE is encoded by the coding sequence ATGGGACAGAAAATCCATCCTACCGGCTTCCGTCTGGCGGTGAGCCGCAACTGGGCAAGCCGCTGGTACGCTAGCAACCGTGACTTCGCCGGCATGCTGGCCGAAGACATCAAGGTGCGTGAGTACCTGAAGGCCAAGCTGAAGAACGCTGCCGTGGCTCGCGTTCTGATCGAGCGTCCTGCCAAGAACGCCCGCATCACCATCTTCTCGGCTCGTCCGGGCGTGGTGATCGGCAAGAAGGGTGAAGACATCGAGGCGCTGAAGAAGGAACTCGCTACCCGTCTGGGCGTGCCTGTCGCAGTGAACATCGAAGAAGTGCGCAAGCCTGAAATCGATGCCAAGCTGATCGCTGACTCCATCTGCCAGCAGCTGGAAAAGCGCATCATGTTCCGCCGCGCCATGAAGCGTGCCATGCAGAACGCCATGCGTCTGGGTGCTCAAGGCATCAAGATCATGTCGTCCGGTCGTCTGAACGGTATCGAAATCGCTCGTACCGAGTGGTACCGTGAAGGCCGCGTGCCTCTTCACACTCTGCGTGCTGACATCGACTATGGCTTCTCCGAAGCCAAGACGACTTACGGCATCATCGGCGTGAAGGTCTGGGTCTACAAGGGTGATACCTTGGGCCGCAACGACCTGCCCGCCGTGGAAACGCCCCGTCCTGACGACGAGCGTCGTCCTCGTGGTCCCCGTCGCGACGGTCGTCGTGATGGCGCTGGCCGCGGTGGTCGCCGTCCCGCTGGTACCAATGCCGCTCCTGCCGATGGCAGCGACAAGCCTGCTGGCGCTGGTGCTGATTCCGTTAAGCGCGTTCGTAAGGCTGACGCGCCCGCTACAGCAGCGGACGGTAAAGGAGAATAA